A genomic window from Engraulis encrasicolus isolate BLACKSEA-1 chromosome 14, IST_EnEncr_1.0, whole genome shotgun sequence includes:
- the LOC134463362 gene encoding transmembrane protein 88 — protein MCGVDSDLDDGDERDQEDEFAMAEGVRMLPPPTAHCEGSVWGGRRGRCGCLVFGVGLVLWNVGLAVVCVLLLAAVFALVLLPATLLLYAGFLCHSRVMASPAALCHYLDDNSCSALIILGFVMMSPLVVVAAATFCGLLRRLRLLWLFQPISGAWYRGRSLGWRGDLRAWV, from the exons ATGTGTGGCGTGGACTCGGATCTGGATGATGGAGATGAGAGAGACCAAGAGGATGAGTTTGCCATGGCTGAGGGGGTGCGCATGCTGCCCCCTCCCACTGCGCACTGCGAGGGCAGCGTCTGGGGAGGCCGCCGGGGCCGGTGCGGCTGCCTGGTGTTCGGAGTGGGCCTGGTACTGTGGAACGTAGGCCTGGCGGTGGTCTGTGTGCTATTGTTAGCTGCCGTCTTCGCCCTGGTGCTGCTTCCCGCCACGCTGCTACTGTACGCCGGCTTCCTGTGCCACTCACGG GTGATGGCGTCGCCGGCCGCCCTGTGTCATTACCTTGACGACAACAGCTGCTCCGCCCTCATCATCCTGGGCTTCGTCATGATGTCACCGCTGGTGGTGGTCGCCGCGGCAACCTTCTGCGGCCTGCTGCGTCGGCTCCGCCTCCTCTGGCTCTTTCAGCCAATCAGCGGCGCCTGGTACCGCGGCCGCAGCCTGGGCTGGAGGGGAGACCTGCGCGCCTGGGTCTGA